One Paenibacillus sp. FSL H7-0737 DNA segment encodes these proteins:
- a CDS encoding mannitol dehydrogenase family protein, whose amino-acid sequence MLLLTRESIQSCAEAWKDADVELPQFDYEQVAENTRVRPEWVHFGAGNIFRGFVANAHQKLLELGKADTGIIAATSSDYELIDKIYKPHDHLTLLVLMNASGEFTKKVISSITEAIMANKNRAQDYCRLVEIFENPSLQMASFTITEKGYTLTGPDGMYLDIVKKDMEQGPEQPSHSMSVIASLAYRRYLKGQYPMTFVSMDNCSHNGDMLKNSMITIAKAWAAKGIVEEGFVAYLEDESRITFPLSMIDKITPRPSEVVRNALQEQGIGGMDILITSRNAHTAPFVNAEVSEYLVIEDKFTNGRPLLEEAGIIFTDRETVNRVETMKVTTCLNPLHTALAVTGCLLGYTQISDEMQDQTLRTLAEQIGYNEGLPVVVDPIILRPQQFLDEVLQERLANPFIPDTPQRIATDTSQKIGIRYGETIKSYVQREDLHPAELTAIPLAIAAWCRYLIGVDDEGNSFELSPDPLMESLQAHLQGVTLGDSTSNVHRILDNEKIFGVPLYEIGLGSKIESYFYEMLKGPGAVRRTLEKHLNEELG is encoded by the coding sequence ATGCTGCTTCTGACAAGAGAGAGTATTCAATCATGTGCAGAGGCGTGGAAGGACGCTGACGTGGAGCTTCCTCAGTTTGATTATGAGCAGGTGGCAGAGAATACGCGCGTTAGGCCGGAATGGGTTCATTTTGGAGCGGGAAATATTTTTCGGGGATTTGTTGCGAATGCTCACCAGAAGCTGTTGGAGCTTGGAAAAGCAGATACAGGTATTATTGCCGCTACCTCCTCTGACTACGAGCTGATTGACAAAATTTATAAACCGCATGATCATTTAACACTTCTCGTACTAATGAATGCGAGTGGCGAGTTTACAAAAAAGGTCATTAGCAGCATTACCGAAGCTATTATGGCAAACAAGAATCGAGCGCAGGATTACTGCCGTTTGGTTGAAATTTTTGAAAACCCGAGCCTTCAGATGGCCAGCTTCACCATCACAGAGAAAGGTTATACCTTGACCGGTCCTGATGGAATGTATCTTGATATCGTGAAGAAGGATATGGAGCAAGGGCCAGAGCAGCCTTCCCACAGCATGAGTGTGATCGCTTCTCTAGCGTACCGTCGATATCTTAAGGGGCAGTATCCGATGACTTTTGTCAGTATGGATAACTGTTCGCACAATGGGGATATGCTGAAAAATAGCATGATTACAATCGCCAAGGCATGGGCTGCGAAAGGGATTGTGGAGGAAGGTTTTGTTGCGTACCTCGAAGACGAGAGTCGAATAACATTCCCCTTGTCGATGATCGATAAAATCACACCACGTCCATCCGAGGTAGTACGTAATGCTTTACAGGAGCAAGGGATTGGCGGCATGGATATACTTATTACTTCGAGGAACGCCCATACCGCGCCTTTTGTTAACGCAGAAGTTAGTGAATATCTGGTCATTGAGGATAAGTTTACGAATGGGCGACCTTTATTAGAAGAAGCCGGCATTATATTCACAGATCGTGAGACCGTGAACAGGGTAGAAACGATGAAAGTTACCACCTGTCTAAACCCCTTGCACACTGCATTAGCGGTCACTGGCTGTCTACTAGGCTACACACAGATTTCGGATGAGATGCAGGATCAGACTCTTCGTACATTAGCCGAGCAGATTGGGTATAACGAAGGATTGCCTGTAGTTGTAGATCCTATCATTCTACGTCCACAGCAGTTTTTGGATGAAGTGCTGCAAGAGCGATTGGCGAATCCATTTATTCCGGACACCCCGCAGCGAATTGCGACAGATACGTCGCAGAAGATAGGCATACGTTATGGGGAAACGATCAAATCCTATGTACAACGCGAAGATCTTCATCCAGCTGAATTAACGGCGATTCCACTAGCAATTGCTGCTTGGTGCCGCTATTTGATCGGAGTGGACGATGAAGGGAATTCATTTGAGCTAAGTCCCGATCCGTTAATGGAGTCGCTTCAAGCGCATCTGCAGGGGGTGACTTTGGGAGATTCGACCTCTAATGTGCATAGAATTCTAGATAATGAGAAGATCTTTGGTGTACCGTTATATGAAATCGGTCTGGGTAGCAAGATTGAAAGCTACTTCTATGAGATGCTGAAAGGCCCAGGGGCTGTACGGAGAACGTTGGAAAAGCATTTAAATGAAGAGTTAGGGTAG
- the uxuA gene encoding mannonate dehydratase yields the protein MNMTWRWYGEGNDNITLDHIRQIPGVMGIVWSLHHKVAGEVWEMDDIQKVADQITSKGFSTAVVESVNVHDDIKIGLPTRDKYIDIYIDTIRKLAKVGTKVICYNFMPIFDWTRTELYKELPDGSNALFYENAAINENPRDMVNRILEGAGEFTMPGWEPERLAKLDELFAAYADVTEEKLFENLVYFLKRIIPVCEEVDIKMAIHPDDPAWPIFGLPRVVRSRDTIRRLLDAVDSPYNGLTFCTGSLGTNPKNDLPAMIREFCNRIHFAHIRNVKVFENGDFIEVSHRGRDGSVDVAEVVKAYHENGYTGYVRPDHGRHLWGEEKTCRPGYGLYDRAMGIMYLLGVWDSLDNTMGVK from the coding sequence ATGAACATGACATGGAGATGGTATGGAGAAGGCAATGACAACATTACGCTTGATCATATCCGGCAAATTCCGGGGGTAATGGGTATTGTCTGGTCACTACATCATAAGGTAGCGGGCGAAGTGTGGGAAATGGATGACATTCAAAAGGTTGCGGATCAAATTACGAGCAAAGGGTTTAGCACTGCCGTAGTAGAGAGTGTGAACGTCCATGATGATATCAAGATTGGACTCCCGACGCGTGATAAATATATCGATATTTACATAGACACCATACGGAAGCTAGCCAAGGTCGGTACTAAAGTGATCTGTTACAATTTCATGCCGATCTTTGACTGGACTCGGACGGAGCTGTACAAGGAATTGCCAGATGGCTCGAATGCTCTTTTTTATGAAAATGCGGCCATTAATGAGAACCCGCGCGACATGGTGAATCGTATTCTCGAGGGGGCAGGTGAATTTACGATGCCTGGCTGGGAGCCGGAGCGTCTTGCGAAGCTCGATGAGCTATTCGCCGCTTATGCAGATGTAACGGAAGAGAAGCTGTTCGAGAACTTGGTCTATTTTCTGAAGCGCATTATTCCTGTCTGTGAAGAAGTCGATATCAAAATGGCTATTCATCCCGATGATCCTGCTTGGCCGATCTTTGGCTTGCCCCGCGTTGTCCGCAGCCGTGATACGATCCGTCGTTTACTTGACGCAGTAGATAGTCCGTATAATGGATTAACCTTCTGCACTGGGTCGCTCGGTACGAATCCGAAGAACGATCTGCCGGCTATGATTCGGGAATTCTGTAATCGTATTCATTTTGCTCATATTCGAAATGTTAAGGTTTTTGAGAACGGAGATTTTATTGAGGTCTCTCATCGTGGACGGGATGGCAGTGTGGATGTGGCAGAGGTTGTTAAAGCGTATCATGAGAATGGATATACGGGATATGTGCGTCCAGATCATGGTCGTCATTTGTGGGGGGAAGAGAAGACTTGCCGCCCAGGGTACGGGCTGTACGATAGAGCAATGGGGATCATGTATTTACTTGGTGTGTGGGATAGTCTCGACAATACGATGGGGGTGAAGTGA
- a CDS encoding GntR family transcriptional regulator has translation MSTKNDILNLLKHEILNLTLKPGTILSETVLSERFQISRTPLRDVLKQLSLESYIDVYPKKGNLVSYIDLESVEQMIYLRSVLEKDIIKGLCGSLTLKGIIELKKNLEEQRNAIHQEHAIEHFFALDDAYHKTLFTLAGHEFLWEQIKFSHVHYERYRRLHTLKQEKLKKILSEHHMILDCMTNHEPDKVDELVQHHLREDMNSLYLLENFADYIKA, from the coding sequence ATGTCCACCAAAAATGATATTTTGAACCTATTAAAGCACGAAATTCTTAATTTAACGCTAAAGCCTGGAACCATTCTAAGTGAGACCGTGTTATCCGAACGGTTTCAGATATCCAGAACACCTTTGCGCGATGTACTAAAGCAGCTATCCCTCGAGTCCTATATTGATGTGTATCCGAAGAAAGGGAATCTGGTTTCATACATTGATTTGGAATCTGTCGAGCAAATGATCTATTTAAGAAGCGTTTTGGAAAAAGACATTATCAAAGGTCTATGCGGCAGCCTTACTCTTAAAGGAATTATAGAACTTAAGAAGAACCTAGAAGAACAAAGAAATGCTATACATCAAGAACATGCCATTGAGCACTTTTTTGCTTTGGATGACGCCTATCATAAGACGTTATTCACCTTAGCAGGACATGAATTTTTGTGGGAGCAAATTAAGTTCTCCCATGTGCATTATGAAAGATATCGACGCCTGCATACGCTAAAGCAAGAAAAGCTGAAGAAAATTTTGAGCGAGCATCACATGATCCTGGATTGTATGACAAACCATGAACCAGACAAAGTGGATGAGCTAGTCCAGCATCATTTGCGTGAAGATATGAACTCCTTATACTTACTGGAGAATTTTGCAGATTATATTAAAGCGTAA
- a CDS encoding NAD(P)-dependent alcohol dehydrogenase gives MLTGKMNAAIMDEQLSISVKQIDIPVPKENEALIKVYCIGICGSDVHYYEHGRIGRYVVKEPIILGHELAGEVVEVGKQVSNIAVGDRVAVEPGVTCGQCDYCKSGRYNLCPDVVFLATPPVNGAWAEYIVMPSDYLFKLPDSMSYEEGAMLEPLSVGFHAMMRGKVQPFDRVLITGLGPIGLLAGQAAKLFGVSEIYGTDVVPFRRQLAMEMGFTAALDPVKENVGQRLNELTNGFGVTLVVESSGNARAMADTIKWVRRGGRIVFVGLPADSAIPMDMGQFIDGEIDAYGVFRYANTYPAAIQALQHSSLDIEKIVTHRFALTDTQEALEVARKEKDTSIKVMIYPNMP, from the coding sequence ATGTTAACAGGCAAGATGAATGCTGCAATAATGGATGAGCAATTATCGATTTCTGTGAAGCAAATAGATATTCCTGTTCCTAAGGAAAATGAAGCGCTAATTAAGGTGTATTGTATAGGAATTTGCGGGTCAGATGTTCATTACTATGAGCATGGAAGAATCGGTCGTTATGTAGTAAAGGAACCGATCATATTAGGCCATGAGCTGGCTGGTGAAGTCGTTGAGGTTGGTAAGCAGGTATCAAATATAGCTGTAGGTGACCGAGTAGCGGTTGAGCCAGGCGTGACCTGTGGACAATGCGACTATTGTAAATCAGGACGTTATAATTTGTGCCCAGATGTGGTCTTTCTTGCAACACCCCCAGTAAATGGGGCTTGGGCAGAATACATTGTCATGCCAAGCGATTATCTATTTAAACTTCCGGATTCTATGAGTTATGAGGAAGGTGCAATGCTGGAGCCATTGTCGGTTGGTTTTCACGCAATGATGCGTGGTAAGGTTCAACCGTTTGATCGAGTGCTAATAACGGGTCTTGGTCCGATCGGACTGCTTGCAGGACAAGCAGCAAAGCTATTTGGCGTTTCTGAAATTTATGGTACGGATGTCGTACCTTTTCGGCGTCAACTTGCAATGGAGATGGGCTTCACTGCAGCATTAGATCCAGTAAAAGAGAATGTTGGACAGCGACTCAATGAGTTAACGAACGGATTTGGAGTTACACTCGTCGTAGAATCATCGGGTAACGCAAGAGCGATGGCGGATACAATTAAGTGGGTTCGCCGTGGCGGGAGAATTGTATTTGTCGGTTTACCAGCCGATAGTGCTATTCCGATGGACATGGGACAATTTATCGATGGTGAGATCGATGCTTATGGTGTTTTTCGTTACGCGAATACCTATCCGGCTGCGATCCAAGCGTTGCAGCATTCTTCATTAGATATTGAGAAAATAGTTACGCATCGCTTTGCGCTTACAGATACTCAAGAAGCTCTTGAAGTAGCACGTAAAGAGAAGGATACAAGTATTAAGGTAATGATTTATCCGAATATGCCTTAA
- a CDS encoding glycoside hydrolase family 2 TIM barrel-domain containing protein, whose protein sequence is MNQKRLFNEGWEFAKSTLEVTNAESLDFHPVDLPHDWLIYNTLDLYENSIGWYRKYFINTKNDEQLLLCFDGIYMDSTIYVNHQWVGEWKYGYSSFEYEITDMLIDGENEILVKVVHQSPNSRWYSGAGIYRNVWLKTRDCNHIVTDGIYIHTVQKKDVWLVEIDTDVSITGDMRLSQTILYKDREIKTCVEKISAVELTQATSRVSQVLTVENPLLWSPGEPHLYQLKTELQHKAPDQGSDDVWTTIEEVTQCIGFRTIVLDPQEGMLLNGLKIKLNGVCEHHDLGALGSAFHTAALRRRLEILKDMGVNAIRTAHNMPAAELMDLADEVGLLVVSEAFDMWERSKTTYDYARFFKDWALKDVRSWVMRDRNHPSLLMWSIGNEIYDTHADKRGQELTSMLMEAVLQYDPKGNGKVTIGSNYMPWENAQKCADIVKVAGYNYAEKYYHQHHAEHPDWIIYGSETASIVQSRGIYHFPFEQSILADDDEQCSALGNSSTSWGAKSAEACIIAERDAAFSLGQFIWTGFDYIGEPTPYHTKNSYFGQIDTATFKKDSYYIYRAAWTNYKEHPMVHIFPYWDFNPGQMIDVRVCSNAPKIELQFNGETVGTYEIDHVHGTQLAGWWKIPYEAGELKAIAYDEADQIIAVDIRKSFGDASRICLKADKGTLLANGTDLIFIEITMEDERGNAVENANNRVQVQVGGAGRLIGLDNGDSTDYDPYKGTSRRLFSGKLMAIVAASLEAGTITVEVTSKGVVGSKLKLQSLPVADRGIGISANTRNLALPCVMGNVEEIPLRKIEIISHSGQQFNENRREMNVHAILYPKDTSYTEVEWSIVNDAGIESNLARLEQLGQEAKITALGDGSFRVRCMSKNGTEKTKLISQLEFTASGLGTAYKDPYGFISGGLYDEVKGEVGNGNERGVATSRDGETQVAYREIDFGTYGSDLITIPLFALSSEAYELQIWEGMPDEENSELLADVIYQKESQWNVYQEATYLLSKRLTGISSICFVLQKKVHIKGFSFVKKNRAFEQNRAVDCDRIYGDTFTIAEQGVEGIGNNVSLVFEQMDFTTEGTSKLVICGRSPIDKNTIHLCFEEGEASNNQLIEFTQSDGYVERVFELEKVTGEQKVTFIFLPGSQFDFGWFRFE, encoded by the coding sequence TTGAATCAGAAAAGATTATTTAATGAGGGCTGGGAATTCGCCAAGAGTACTTTAGAAGTGACGAATGCTGAGTCCTTGGATTTCCATCCCGTCGATCTCCCACATGATTGGTTGATTTATAACACGTTAGACTTATATGAGAATAGTATTGGCTGGTATCGAAAGTATTTTATAAATACTAAGAACGATGAGCAGCTATTGCTGTGTTTTGATGGTATTTATATGGACTCCACGATTTATGTGAATCATCAATGGGTTGGGGAGTGGAAATACGGTTATTCTTCCTTTGAATACGAGATTACAGATATGCTCATAGACGGGGAAAATGAAATTCTAGTGAAGGTTGTGCATCAGAGTCCGAATAGTAGATGGTATTCAGGAGCGGGTATCTACCGGAATGTATGGCTCAAGACAAGAGATTGTAATCATATCGTGACAGATGGAATTTACATTCATACGGTACAAAAAAAAGACGTTTGGCTAGTGGAGATAGACACCGATGTGAGCATTACAGGAGATATGCGGCTTTCCCAAACCATTCTGTACAAGGATCGAGAGATAAAGACCTGTGTTGAGAAGATCTCCGCAGTAGAATTAACACAAGCTACCTCACGTGTAAGTCAGGTGCTGACAGTAGAAAATCCTTTATTATGGAGCCCCGGTGAGCCGCATTTATATCAGCTAAAAACGGAATTGCAGCATAAGGCACCTGATCAGGGCTCTGATGATGTGTGGACAACAATAGAAGAAGTAACACAGTGTATAGGTTTTCGAACGATTGTACTGGATCCGCAAGAGGGAATGCTTCTGAATGGGTTAAAGATCAAGCTTAACGGAGTTTGTGAGCATCATGATCTTGGAGCATTGGGTTCGGCGTTTCATACAGCAGCATTGCGAAGAAGACTTGAGATCTTAAAGGACATGGGCGTAAATGCAATACGCACCGCTCATAATATGCCTGCAGCAGAGCTTATGGATCTGGCGGACGAAGTGGGGCTGCTTGTGGTTTCAGAAGCCTTTGATATGTGGGAGCGATCGAAGACCACATATGATTACGCAAGATTTTTCAAGGACTGGGCGTTAAAAGATGTGAGAAGCTGGGTCATGCGAGATCGTAATCATCCAAGCTTGTTAATGTGGAGTATTGGCAATGAAATTTATGATACGCATGCTGACAAGCGAGGGCAAGAATTGACGAGCATGTTGATGGAAGCCGTGCTTCAATATGATCCGAAAGGCAACGGGAAAGTGACCATTGGATCGAACTATATGCCATGGGAGAATGCTCAGAAATGTGCGGACATCGTAAAGGTGGCAGGCTACAATTATGCGGAAAAATATTACCATCAGCATCACGCGGAACATCCTGACTGGATTATCTATGGTAGTGAAACCGCCTCTATTGTGCAGAGCAGGGGAATATATCATTTCCCATTCGAGCAATCCATCCTGGCTGATGACGATGAGCAGTGCTCTGCACTAGGTAATAGCTCTACAAGCTGGGGAGCGAAGTCGGCAGAAGCGTGTATTATCGCGGAGCGAGATGCAGCGTTCTCATTAGGGCAATTTATATGGACGGGTTTTGATTATATTGGTGAACCTACACCGTATCATACGAAGAATTCGTATTTTGGGCAGATTGATACAGCAACCTTTAAAAAGGATTCATATTACATCTATCGAGCGGCTTGGACAAATTACAAGGAGCATCCGATGGTGCATATTTTTCCCTATTGGGATTTCAATCCCGGTCAAATGATCGATGTTCGAGTCTGCTCGAATGCTCCCAAGATAGAATTGCAGTTCAATGGTGAGACTGTTGGGACCTATGAAATCGATCATGTGCATGGAACGCAGCTAGCGGGCTGGTGGAAGATTCCTTATGAAGCAGGCGAGCTCAAGGCAATCGCTTATGATGAGGCTGACCAAATCATTGCAGTAGACATCAGGAAATCGTTCGGGGATGCGAGTCGAATCTGCTTAAAGGCTGATAAGGGTACACTCCTTGCGAACGGCACAGATTTAATATTCATCGAAATTACGATGGAGGATGAGCGCGGGAATGCCGTTGAGAATGCAAACAATCGCGTTCAGGTTCAGGTGGGCGGAGCAGGCCGTTTGATCGGTTTAGATAATGGAGACAGCACGGACTATGATCCATACAAAGGAACGAGTAGACGCTTGTTCAGCGGCAAGCTTATGGCGATTGTTGCTGCGAGTTTAGAAGCAGGTACGATAACAGTTGAGGTTACCTCGAAAGGTGTAGTAGGTAGTAAGCTAAAGCTTCAATCGCTCCCTGTGGCAGATCGTGGAATAGGCATTTCAGCTAACACTAGAAATCTAGCGTTGCCCTGTGTGATGGGAAATGTAGAAGAAATTCCTTTACGAAAGATAGAAATTATAAGTCATTCTGGACAACAGTTTAATGAAAATAGAAGAGAAATGAATGTACACGCCATCCTTTACCCTAAAGACACTTCCTATACTGAAGTGGAGTGGAGTATTGTAAATGATGCAGGGATTGAGTCCAATCTAGCGCGGCTCGAACAACTGGGACAAGAAGCCAAGATCACGGCGTTAGGAGATGGGAGTTTCCGCGTTCGCTGTATGAGTAAGAACGGTACGGAAAAGACAAAGCTGATTTCACAGTTGGAATTTACAGCGAGCGGTCTGGGGACGGCTTACAAGGATCCGTATGGATTTATATCTGGCGGTCTATATGACGAGGTTAAAGGCGAAGTCGGAAACGGAAATGAACGAGGCGTAGCAACGAGTCGAGATGGTGAGACGCAGGTTGCTTATCGCGAGATTGACTTTGGAACTTACGGCTCGGATTTGATAACGATTCCCCTATTCGCATTGTCTAGCGAAGCCTACGAGCTCCAGATTTGGGAAGGCATGCCGGACGAAGAGAACAGTGAGCTTTTGGCAGACGTTATTTATCAGAAGGAATCGCAATGGAATGTTTATCAGGAGGCAACCTATCTATTATCCAAAAGACTTACTGGCATCAGCTCTATTTGTTTTGTATTACAGAAGAAGGTGCACATTAAAGGCTTCTCGTTTGTGAAAAAGAACCGAGCGTTCGAGCAGAATAGGGCTGTGGATTGTGATCGCATTTATGGTGATACGTTCACCATCGCGGAACAGGGTGTTGAAGGAATCGGGAATAACGTATCTCTCGTGTTCGAGCAGATGGATTTTACGACGGAAGGTACTTCAAAGCTTGTCATTTGTGGGAGATCTCCGATCGATAAGAATACCATTCATCTTTGCTTCGAAGAGGGTGAAGCATCTAACAATCAACTGATCGAATTTACACAGTCAGATGGATATGTAGAGCGAGTATTTGAGTTGGAGAAAGTGACAGGGGAGCAGAAGGTAACGTTTATCTTCTTGCCTGGAAGTCAGTTCGATTTCGGTTGGTTTCGGTTTGAATGA
- a CDS encoding alpha-glucuronidase family glycosyl hydrolase, translating to MAEQKTELHNAGYKAWLEYPYIQSSTVRERYASWCNNILIPEQDHPVIKSAVQELTRGIQGMLDIDATIAESQDKDKQACIAIGTFDSNHPLITHTFSEATRTAIGSEGYAIRTNTEKDCIAIGASTPVGLLYGVFAFLRLLGTGQSIKALDMLDQPVNTLRMMNQWDNIDGSIERGYAGKSIFYSDNEITKDFDRLEDYARMLASIGINAIAINNVNVHRFETMFITERYLPDIARIADIFRNYGVKLFLSINYASPIEIGGLNTADPLDTDVRQWWKAKAVEIYKLIPDFGGFLVKADSENRPGPFTYDRDHAEGSNMLAEALLPFGGIVIWRCFVYNCKQDWRDRSTDRARAAYDHFKPLDGQFMENVILQVKNGPMDFQVREGVSPLFGAMEHTNMMIEFQITQEYTGQQRHVCYLVPQWKEVLDFNTYATDSESSVKRVVDGSMYGYKYSGFAAVSNIGNDHNWTGHLLAQANLYGYGRLAWNPELSAEQIAKEWTMLTFSAEDEQLIDTIREILLTSWNIYESYTSPLGVGWMVNPDHHYGPNVDGYEYSKWGTYHFADLQGIGVDRTIKTGTGYVAQYQGANVDFYESVATCPDELLLFFHHVPYTHTLKSGKTVIQHIYDTHFDGVDRAAGLKEKWESLEGKMDDSRYGQVADRLHEQVLHAREWRDIINTYFYRKSGIPDQHQRTIY from the coding sequence ATGGCAGAACAAAAGACAGAATTACATAACGCAGGGTATAAAGCTTGGCTCGAATATCCTTATATTCAATCGAGTACCGTAAGAGAGCGCTATGCTTCTTGGTGCAATAACATTTTGATCCCCGAACAGGATCATCCAGTGATCAAAAGTGCTGTGCAAGAACTAACACGTGGCATACAAGGAATGCTGGATATAGATGCTACCATTGCTGAATCTCAGGATAAAGATAAACAAGCTTGTATTGCAATCGGTACGTTTGATAGTAATCATCCGTTGATTACGCATACCTTTAGCGAGGCTACAAGGACAGCAATTGGATCAGAAGGATATGCCATTCGAACAAACACGGAGAAGGACTGTATTGCAATTGGTGCTTCCACACCCGTGGGTTTACTGTACGGTGTATTTGCATTCCTACGCTTGCTTGGAACGGGTCAATCGATTAAGGCGTTGGATATGTTGGATCAGCCGGTAAATACGCTCCGCATGATGAATCAATGGGATAACATCGATGGAAGCATCGAACGTGGTTACGCAGGGAAGTCCATATTTTACTCAGACAACGAAATCACTAAGGACTTTGATCGATTGGAAGATTATGCGAGAATGCTCGCTTCGATTGGAATCAATGCGATTGCTATAAACAATGTCAATGTACATCGGTTTGAAACGATGTTTATTACAGAGCGCTATCTGCCTGACATCGCGAGGATTGCCGATATCTTCCGTAACTACGGGGTGAAGCTATTCCTAAGTATTAACTATGCTAGCCCGATCGAAATCGGTGGATTGAATACAGCTGATCCGTTAGATACTGATGTACGCCAATGGTGGAAGGCAAAGGCGGTAGAAATTTATAAATTGATTCCAGATTTCGGCGGTTTCCTCGTAAAAGCTGATTCAGAGAATCGTCCAGGTCCATTCACTTATGATCGTGATCATGCAGAAGGTTCGAACATGCTGGCTGAAGCTTTATTGCCTTTCGGGGGAATCGTCATCTGGCGCTGCTTCGTTTACAATTGCAAACAGGATTGGCGGGATCGCTCCACCGATCGTGCACGAGCGGCATATGATCACTTTAAACCGCTGGATGGCCAGTTCATGGAGAATGTTATTTTACAGGTGAAGAATGGTCCTATGGATTTCCAAGTACGGGAAGGCGTATCTCCGCTGTTCGGTGCCATGGAGCATACGAATATGATGATTGAGTTCCAAATTACGCAGGAATATACAGGCCAACAGCGTCATGTCTGCTACCTCGTCCCTCAATGGAAGGAAGTTCTTGATTTTAATACGTACGCAACGGATTCGGAGTCATCGGTGAAACGGGTCGTCGATGGATCCATGTACGGTTATAAATATAGCGGCTTCGCTGCTGTTTCAAATATTGGCAATGATCATAACTGGACGGGGCATTTGTTAGCGCAGGCCAATCTATATGGTTACGGTCGTCTCGCTTGGAATCCGGAATTAAGTGCAGAGCAAATCGCGAAGGAATGGACAATGCTCACGTTCAGTGCAGAGGATGAGCAGTTAATAGATACGATTCGTGAGATCTTGTTAACCTCCTGGAATATCTATGAATCTTATACTTCGCCGCTTGGGGTAGGCTGGATGGTCAATCCTGATCATCATTACGGTCCAAATGTGGATGGATATGAATATTCGAAATGGGGAACGTATCATTTTGCAGACTTACAAGGGATTGGCGTAGACCGGACAATAAAGACGGGTACGGGATATGTTGCTCAGTATCAAGGAGCGAATGTAGATTTTTATGAATCGGTAGCTACTTGTCCAGATGAGCTATTACTGTTCTTTCATCATGTACCGTATACGCATACTCTTAAATCTGGTAAAACGGTCATCCAGCATATTTATGATACGCATTTTGATGGCGTGGATCGCGCAGCAGGGCTGAAAGAGAAGTGGGAATCCCTTGAGGGGAAAATGGACGACAGCAGGTATGGGCAGGTGGCAGACCGTCTGCATGAACAGGTACTACATGCCCGCGAGTGGAGAGATATCATCAATACGTATTTCTATCGAAAAAGCGGTATCCCAGACCAGCATCAACGTACAATATACTAA
- a CDS encoding helix-turn-helix domain-containing protein, whose product MTYHEQQDLQPFHLYFVYKRTSTNTDDYQGTFHAHQGVEILIVHEGKGTLIIDQNSYEIKPGMICIFQPYQLHHIQIEINEAVPFVRSIVHYEPSIFKAYFEKWPILQSFFNHIHSGNSASPRWYEQQDLQSLIALLKDLDKALPTLHKNDFMEEVSLFLITFLRTLKPLWDTQQKPASMEQLLRKPHQAERIMEWLQLHYKEPLRLDQMSKALHLSPHHLSHLFKECTGSSISDYLTVKRMQEAVHLLTSSKYTVAHIAEEVGITNCSHFCKLFKTHFGTTPNQFRKQWHLHH is encoded by the coding sequence GTGACGTACCATGAGCAGCAGGACTTACAACCGTTCCATCTCTATTTTGTATATAAAAGAACAAGTACAAATACAGACGACTATCAAGGTACATTCCATGCTCATCAGGGTGTTGAAATTCTTATTGTTCATGAAGGTAAAGGGACGCTGATTATTGATCAAAATAGCTATGAAATAAAGCCAGGGATGATTTGTATTTTCCAGCCGTATCAACTGCATCATATTCAAATTGAAATTAATGAGGCGGTTCCGTTCGTGCGTTCGATCGTGCATTATGAGCCCAGCATATTTAAAGCTTATTTTGAAAAGTGGCCCATCCTACAGAGCTTTTTCAATCATATTCACAGCGGCAATTCTGCCTCACCTCGATGGTATGAACAGCAGGACCTGCAATCCCTGATAGCTCTTCTGAAGGATCTGGATAAAGCGCTTCCAACTTTGCACAAAAATGATTTCATGGAAGAGGTCTCATTGTTTCTCATCACGTTCCTACGTACTTTAAAGCCGCTTTGGGATACACAGCAGAAGCCGGCCTCCATGGAACAATTGCTTCGTAAACCACATCAGGCAGAACGTATTATGGAATGGCTGCAGTTGCATTACAAGGAACCTTTGCGGCTTGATCAAATGAGCAAGGCTCTGCATCTTTCACCCCATCATTTATCCCACTTGTTCAAGGAATGTACAGGCAGCAGTATTTCCGATTATTTAACGGTCAAAAGAATGCAGGAAGCCGTTCATCTTCTGACTTCAAGCAAATACACAGTTGCACACATCGCCGAGGAAGTGGGGATCACAAATTGCTCTCATTTTTGCAAATTGTTCAAAACCCATTTCGGAACAACGCCTAATCAATTTCGGAAGCAATGGCATTTGCATCATTGA